Sequence from the Plasmodium yoelii strain 17X genome assembly, chromosome: 10 genome:
atgcgtctaacatttttagtaatacataaaaaattgaattatatataatatttttttaagttttaattatagttactattatatttttacattttctttatattttcattaaaattagttagtattaatagaagttgttttatacgctttaatttgtttatcataagatataataatggattaatcactattaatttttaaactttatagttttgaggtataaataaattatattttaaaagatttaaaaaataaaatataagtatattaataaaatttcatattttgttataataattatatataatatgatagatagaaTATCGTTGTTATTATatcctatacatataatataataaaatactctactagtaactaatattgaaatattgttttgttgtgaaaccttcatataattaaacattaatattatcgaaaagatgcataataatacattataaatgtataattcTTGTgtatttgttaaagattcaatttgggatatgtagttttatattctaaaaaactggataaataaagaaaatgttaAAGACTCAATTCATATTAAATTCTATTctattatttcatattaatgcgtattatattattagtgtttattgaataataattttttaatctaAAACAACATTACTttatcatagaattaataaaatatagtatttttagtaaattatttgagcgtatatacattgataactataacaatataatatataagataaaaacgAAAAATGCAGAACATTTAACagatatttatctaaatttatatattaaaagagaaaaaatatcttatctctctcctacCAAATGACAGTATAACAATCTAATATACatagtttttttattatactttaaatttgcatcaatacttatttatatgttatatatttaatatttactaagtatgattttaaaaacaatatacatttaaagacttatttaagcttataaatacgggtccagtgctaattgtcgttttaacagaggaaaaaatatccaaaatatattataaaattacccaataaggaatacttctaaattgaagtatattggaataaacataaagttatttaacgcaCTAAATgtcttttttaatttatccatattcattaaaaacaatataaatttatgtatatgcaattaaaaaggggaacaatgcaacttattttgtaaatgttataattttagaaaaaactatattatatattataagaaacaagtatatacaaatttatatatcttattaaataactatttgtatacttttaagaattataataataattttcttaatttttatatttatgcagTATTTAAGCTTTAGGACGTTGCTTaagttctatattaaatcatatctataaatatatattttttttaattcatttaaaactccttaaattttataataaatttatgtcgaattttattagtaatattgattttatgcatatattgtGTTATATATACGTGtggtaaaaaatgtattaaaccAACCATAATTTAAGgaaatttagaaaatgacaataaaagtaaatataatattcctttagtaatattattttattattattattattattattattccatattaattctaaattattattaaaaataataatatgtttaatacgATATATGCGATATAGGGGACTCATTTACAGGATATATCTGtcagtatatatattttatataaaaataacatgaTACAGATTAGcctacaaataaaaaatgaaattccATTATAATGGCTGATCGTttggtatatttatttttttttaacaatacTTAATTTTATTGCATTAttcgatattttattatttatatatcactaataaatttaattttaatgacattttattaaatttgtttaaaattGCTTCATAGTGCAATCATTTTGATGCTTTAAGGAAGCTTTTTCACGATGAATTGAAAGAATCTGgagaatataattttcaaaagggaacatttaataaatattgtcCCAATAGAAATTGTGAGGATGATACCGATATAGTTAACGCTGGGGGGTTATGGTTATTTAATGCATTTTTCGGTATTTCTGGTACTTCACATTACCATAATGCTTATAAGGATATGGTTGTATGTATTATggtatggttaagttataaattAAGCCTAAAGACATTTGATAACATCACcacattaaaaaatttttattctaatcatatagaaaataacGAGAAGTACACTGAACATATAATTAATGATGGGAAATTTAAAAGTTATAAGGAAATCATAGATGAACTAAATGGATATATGGATATTAATATTAGTTATATGTCTAAATTTGATGAGTTACTTAAATTACTATGTAAAATGAATACTGCTTATACGAAAGATATAAGTAGCGATTTTTCAGAACATGCTAATAATTTTgttgataaatataaagaactccttaatgatgataataatattgataataGTTCATACAGTAAAGTATTACTTGTTTTAtccaattattataataattttgaaaataacaaAGCTCTTCGTAGTACATCAATGAAACTTCCTCCATTACCAACAGAAAAAACAGCCAAAAAAGTTGGTGTAATAGATCGTAAAGAGACTAAAACAAATGATTCCTCGAgtaaaaaagataaattaaatattgaaACACCAAACCCAAGTTATACCACTACATTTTCAGGCTCACcactaataaataaattaattccaGTTTTATCGACATTAGTTGCAATAGCAATTTTTTggggaatttcttataaggtaaataataaggaattaaaaagtataatattaaatattattttcattatatatatgcaaatgttaacaaaaaaataatttatttaccattttatattagtattcgttatttggatttcggaaacgatctcaaaaacaacatttaagagaaaagctaaataaataaagaagagaatggATCATTCATTTATGATTCAAATAGTAGTGgctatttcaggaatagtaataatggttgatatattttaagaaactgtctatttggaaataaatatgttttgaccataatttttgaataatttttatatagtttttatgttgtggaacccatattagGGTTAGGggtaagtattatattgtatttaatttcgaataatttgataatatttattggtCTATATATGTtgatcatatatatttaccatttcagtatttttaatttcgaGTTGAAgtctaaatatgcaaccaaaaaaggggtgcttccattaatatgaaaagggatacaaacattttttcataagttataatacatataattgagtgttcatgccgatttaatatgattaaaatagaatgtctatattgcatatattaatgcatattatgatatatcataatttccTATATAAAAGTTTTTAATATGtgattatattgaattatgcatatcataatatgtttctttatttgatgaaacattttatttagtaaacttattatttgtgtcatattttttttaatttaaattatattacgtcaactgaactgtaataatagcattataTATGAGGCTGGGTATGAACTATAAGATGATTCATTTGGAAcaattgtctacattatGGTATACCTTCAGGGTAAtgagtatatttttattgttaattaaacatattaccaatatataatagataatcataaaatatagatacatGAAATATCAATCAAGAATCGGCAATATAACATcgtctatatatattattatgattttaacatttttgtAATACATAACAAATTgaactatatataaaatatattttaagttcTAATTGTAGTTTCTATtatctttttgtattttacattcgtattaaaattagtaataatagatgTTTTATACGCTTTAATATACTTATCATAGGGTATAACAATATGTTCTTTAtacaataaatttttaaattcatcgttttgaagtatatataatttgaaaatatattatattttaaatagttaaaaaatgaaatataagtatattaataaaattgaatgCTATAGTTTGTTCtaacaattataaataatatggtaGATagaatgtattattattatatgcttatatatataatataataaaatactctaccaataactaatattgaaatattgttttattgtgaaaccttcatataattaaatattaatatgaattttatcgaaaagacgcataataatacattataaatgtatcatttttatatatttgttaaaggtCCAAATTGGGATATttggttttatattctaaaaaactggataaaaaagaaaatgttaAAGACGCACTTCATgttaaatatcattttattattccatattaacacgtattatattatcatcgTTTTACCATATacttaataaaacatataatttttaatcaattatttgaatgtatatacattgataactataacaataaaatatataagataaaaattaacaatgGAAGACgtttaacaaatatttacctaaatttatatattaaaagagcaaatatatcttatctctcttcTCTTAAAGGTCAATATACCAACATAATCAcgcatagttttatattatactttaaaatttgcatcaatagttatttatatgttaatatttaatatctaTTAAGTGTGATTTTAAAAGCAATCtacattcaaagacttatttaagcttataaatagcttaataaatatgagtccagtgctaattgttgttaTAAACCATAAAAACATTCCCCAATGCATTCGACAATTACCTAATAcggaatatttataaattggaatatgtaggaataaaaataaagttatcggattcattaaaatggattatgaatttatttacattcattaaaagcaatattaaattatatatatgtaatcaTAAAAGGGAATAATtcaatttattttgaaaatactatatttttaacaaaaacTGTGATATATAGgattagaaacaagtatataaatatttaaaatatattagaatatatctatttaatacttttaaaaaatatactaataatatatttattaatttctACATATTTACAGGTTCAGGGTATAAatctatttattaaaaaatgggaaacaattttgtatttttctatattgaaACATAATATAAGGGAATGTATTTTAAAATCATTGCAAAATTCCTAAATGTTTGTAATAAAATTAGAATggaaattattaataataatgactTTATGCACAAATTATGTTATACATATGAccaaaatgtattaaatgtCTACAATTTAAGGCAGTTTAGCCAATttctataaattatatataaacttaCTATGGTGTTACCATTGTAATATTACTttacattaattttaaattaatactaaaaataaaatatgtttaacaATAGATGATTGTTATATAGAGAATCCAAGTTTACTTTCCCTATTTTGATGCAGTATATATGAAATCAATATGATGTACTTAATTTATAgttcaaaaataaattttcaatatGGCAATTAGTAATGTGGTACATGCAATTCcttgaataaaaatgtttgttattacacattttttatattttattatttatatatcactaataaatttaattttaatgacattttattaaatttgtttaaaattGCTTCATAGTGCAATAAGTTTGATACTTTGAGGAAACTTTTTCCCGATGAATTGGATGGATCTGGAGAATATGATTTTAAAGTTGGAATGTTCAAGAGCTACTGCCCTAAAGAACAATGCAATAACGATATTGATAAGATTAATGCTGGCTGTTTATGGTTATTTTATGATTTCTTCGGTAAACCTGGGACTTCAGTTGATAATAATACTTATAAGGATGATCTTGTAtgtattatgatatggttaagttatatattaaacttaAAGCCACCTGATAAAATCGTTACATTAAAAGATTTTTATTCTAGtcatatagaaaataacACGGAGTACACTAATCGTAATGTTAATGACAGAACATATGGTACCTATAAGAACATCATAGATGCAATAAAGGAATATATGGATATTGATATTAATAAcatgtctaaattttatgaattacTTAAATTACTATGTAAGATGAATACTGCATATAAGAATGACAATATTAGCGATTTTTCAGATAACActaataaatttgttaataaatataaaaacctTTTTAATGGTATTAATAATGACAGCAATTCATACGATAAAGTATTACTTGTTTTAtctaaatattataataacttTGAAAATGGCAGATCTAATAAAACACAAATGAAACGTCCTTCATTACCAACAGAAAAAACACCCCCAAAGGTTAAACTAGAAGGTTCTATTGCAACTAAAACAACTGAATCTTCGAGTGAAATACATAAATCAGATATCGAAGCAACCCCGAGTTATGACACTACATTATCAGATTCATCactagtaaataaattagttTTAGTTTTATCGCCATTAGTTGCAATACCAATTTTTTTAGggatttcttataaggtaaataaaaggaattaaaaaatataatatttaaatattattttcattaaatatattcaaaagttaacaaataaatcacACGTTTaccaattttatattagtattcgttatttggatttcggaaacgatctcaaaaacaacatttaagaaaaaagctaaaaaaataaagaagagaatggatcattaatatatgattcgaagaatagtgactatttcagggatagtaataatgattaatatattttaagaaactgtttatttcgaagtaatttttaatcataatttttatatagtgtttatgttgtggaacccatattcgggttagggctaagtattacattgtatttaattttttataacttaaatactaatttaatatatgtatcatcccgtatgtttaatttcGAAATCAGGCTTAAAAGtccaaatatgcaaccaaaaaggGGCAtatccattaatatgaaagagGTCATATAACagtttttcataaattatataattgagtattcatatcgatttaatatggctaaaataaaatgccatattacatatattaattcaaattattctataccataattatttattatataaaagttgTTAATATGCGgttatatgaattatatataacacaatatgtttctttattttattaaaatattatttattaaaacttattatttgtatcatatttattttaatttaaattatattatgccaattgaactgtaataatagatattcataaaatatagatgcataGTGTATCGATCGAGATTCGAAATACAACGATGTCTATAAAGGGATTTTATGcgtctaacatttttaataatacaataaaaatatactatatatatatataatactcaCTATTTTCATTTCAATACTTTGCATTTATgttaatgttataatttatattgatagaaatagttttatatacataaatttatttaccATAAAGGTATAACATTAGATTAGtcattattcatttttaaactttacaGTTTTTAGgcttaaataaattatattttaaaataatttaaaaaaaatataaataaataataaaatttaatgttatagtttgctataatatttataaacaactttgtatataaaattaacgttattgttctaatatatataatattgtatcaATGACTAAGCactaaaatatgttaaatttaggaaacatatacaattacatattaatgcaaagtataatggtatgtaataattaatttaatttgaactaataatatttttattaggttattatatatatacaaattcacaaatatataatttaaatatattgttattgcgaaataatatatgctctaaaatgttatactttAAACAATGAATCACGGACATATTATACAttgatttaaagtatttttattaagagcattaattatttcgttgtactatacagtgaTATATCAGCAACattataatagtaataacaataaataaacgtattaaatacgaataaatatattatgttaatTTGATGCACTACATGAgtataaattcattacatttattattaaaactgTGATAAACTGAAAGGATGCagaagataaaaaataattattataatttatacttAAGTATACATTTAATGCGATTACATTAGATTAACAGTAccaagcaaaataatattaataattcaagacttcttaaaaatattgtttttcattataaaactaaatatagtttattataaaatataaaataaaattctatatttaggaaagtaataattctaaattatttttaatgtatacattaatttaaagCTTTAATGTTAAAGAAATACAAGACATAATTAGCTATATAGAATAGGTAAATCTTATATGGCTACATAATCgtcttaaaaaaacatacttcccttatctctcctctCAAAGTGCAATATACAAACCTAAtacacatagttttctattatacttaaaatttttcatcaatacgtatttatgtgttatatatttaatatttactaagtattattttaaaaacaatatgcattaaaagttttatttaagcttataaatacggtttcagtgctaattgtcgttttaaaccgtggaaaagatgtgcaaaatatattataaaattaccaaataaggaatatttataaattgaagtatataggaatacaaataaagttataagactcattaaaatgaattattaatttatctacattaaataaaaataatattaaaattatgtatatgcaattaaaaaagggaagAATGCAATTTAAttcgaaaataatataattttagaaaaaattgtattatatatcataagaaataagcatataaaaatttaatatatttaaaaaatgattatttatatacttttaaggattataataatgatataattttttatttttaaaatttatacagtatttaagttttaggaagttgtttattttctatattaaaacaTATGTATAAGAAGATATATTCTAAATTCATTAAAATATTACTTTAATTCTTATAATAATGTTCATATGAGTGTTATTAAGGATAAAACTTTAtacaaaattgtattatatatacaataataaCAAATGTATTAAATACCCCCCAAAATATGGCAATTTATCTAACTAccataaaagtatatattgttccatattaattttaaattaatattaagaataataaaaatatttttatctacatATAATTGCtgtatatagggttaaataattgtattacctattttagtatatatataatgtgaTACCCCTTAACCtagaaattataaattatattccatCATAATGGATGATGATCTAGTATATACactttttgatattatatttcctaTAAACTTCATTAagttttgttttaataacattttcttaatacatatttttatcaattttttttaaatgtttttttagtgTGGAAAATTTGGTTCTTTAAGGAAGTATTTACCTGATGACTTGGGGCAAACATCATCACTCgatttttatgataattcgAAATTCGCAAAATATTGCCCTGAAAAAAACTGCAATACTGATCTCGAACAAATTGCGATTGGATTTTTATGGTTACTTGAAGaatattttactaaataCTTAGATAAAGGCAGTATTGAAAAAAACGCTAAAccattttttctatatattatttcatggttaagttacaaattaaataaaaaatcaaagGGTAAATTCACTACAATAAacgatttttatactaaTCATATAAATCATagtgataaatataaacaatttagAGATGATTCCAGTAAATTTACAAGTTTTAATGAATTCATAGATGgacaaaaatatttgtttgatattaatattgaagatctgtctaaattttatgatgtaTTCAAATTAATATGTGATATGTATGGTAATGTTGAAACGAATAAACATGAAAACCTGCCAAATAATGCGAAtgattttattaacaaatataccGAGCTTAACAATAACTGTAATATTAAAGGTGCCGCACgtagtaaaatattttctgcTTTATCAActaattatgataattttaaaaattattgtacTAGCAAAGGTATTGGATGTAAAGATTTTTCATCCCTTCCAGAAATAACAGAATTTTCTGCACTAACATCTGGATAtacatcaagttcgtcgataggaaacaaattatttacagttttatcgatatttggtgcaatagcattttttttaggaatttcttacaaggtaaataataagtaattaaaaaaattattttcattatatatatgcaaacgttaacaaaaaaataattcgtttatcatttttatattagtattcgttatttggatttcggaaacgagctCAAAAGcaatatttaagagaaaaaataaaaaaaataaagaagaaaattaatcattaatatatgattcgaataGTAGTAATTGTTcaaggaatagtaataatgattgatatattttaagaaaccgTCCATTgtgaaataattttttcatagtttttatatagtttttatgttgtgggtcaggATTGAGGTTGTGTTTATAGAACCCATATTCTGGTTAgagctaagtattatatctttatttaattttgtataatttgaacactaatttaatatatgtataattccgtatgtttaatcacgagCTCAAATTTAAAAGTCCatatatgcaaccaaaaaggGAGCATTGTAATTATTTTGAAAGGGGttgcataatatattttataatttataatatatacaattaagTGTTCATGCCAATTtgatatgattaaaataaatatattacaattattaatataaatattttctatataataattgcctattatataagccttgataacccagagctatattgaattatgcatatcataatatacaatacatttctttatttggtgaaatattttatttagtaaaacttatttgTACCATAttgattttaatttaaatcatgctatccaactgaactgtaataatagatattcataaaatatatatgcatagaataccgatcgagaatcgacaatacagCGTTGTCTACAAAGggtattttatgcatctaacatttttaataatacaataaaaatatgcatattaataaaaaattaaattatagatatatgtatactatccttttaattttcgattatatatagtttcattttatgctaaagtttcaaattcaaataatagagatacttatatatacattagtttatttactataaagatataacattagattaattaatattaatttttaagctTTGTAGTTTTAtggtaaaataaattatattttaaaatagttaaaagataaaatataagtatattaataaaatttaatgttatagtttgttataataattataaataatatgatagataaaACTAGCGTTATTattgtatacatataaactaataaaatactctaccaataattaatattgttttactgagaaaacttcatataattaaatattaattttatagaaaaggcacataataatatattataaatgtatgaatgttatatatttgttaaagatccaatttgggatatgtggttttatattctaaaaaactggataaataaagaaaggGTTAAATactcaattcatgttaattttcattttattatttcatattaacaCATTATATTACTATTGTTTAATGAATAACCTTTAATCcaaatagcattttttttatcatagaattaataaaatatagaacttttaataaattatttgaatgtatatacattgataattataacaatagaatatataagataaaaatgaacaatacAGAACATGtgcaaatatttatctaaatttatatattaaaagagaaaatatatcttatctctctcctacCAAAGGGTAATATAACAATCTAAtacacatagttttctattatactttaaaatttccatcaatacttatttatgtattaatatttaatatttactaagtattattttaaaaactatttacattcaaaaacttatttaagcttataaatagcaTAATAAGTGTGAGTTCAGTGCTAGTTGTTATTTTAACAGAGGAAAAAGTATgtaaaacatattataaaattacccaataaggtatatttctaaagaagtatatagtaataaaaataaagttatttaacgcactaaatttatttttaaatttatctaTGTTCATTAAAagcaatataaattatgtgaTTTGCATAGATAGTGAAGCATggaacttaatttgaaaatactatagttttagaaaaaactataatatatattataagaaacaagtatataaaaatttaatatatttaaaaaaacgactttttatatacttttaaggattatagtaataatataattttttattttttagatatatacagtatttaagttttagaagggtaatcattaaaaaataagatataaa
This genomic interval carries:
- a CDS encoding PIR protein, with amino-acid sequence MADRLCNHFDALRKLFHDELKESGEYNFQKGTFNKYCPNRNCEDDTDIVNAGGLWLFNAFFGISGTSHYHNAYKDMVVCIMVWLSYKLSLKTFDNITTLKNFYSNHIENNEKYTEHIINDGKFKSYKEIIDELNGYMDINISYMSKFDELLKLLCKMNTAYTKDISSDFSEHANNFVDKYKELLNDDNNIDNSSYSKVLLVLSNYYNNFENNKALRSTSMKLPPLPTEKTAKKVGVIDRKETKTNDSSSKKDKLNIETPNPSYTTTFSGSPLINKLIPVLSTLVAIAIFWGISYKYSLFGFRKRSQKQHLREKLNK
- a CDS encoding PIR protein, which codes for MAISNVCNKFDTLRKLFPDELDGSGEYDFKVGMFKSYCPKEQCNNDIDKINAGCLWLFYDFFGKPGTSVDNNTYKDDLVCIMIWLSYILNLKPPDKIVTLKDFYSSHIENNTEYTNRNVNDRTYGTYKNIIDAIKEYMDIDINNMSKFYELLKLLCKMNTAYKNDNISDFSDNTNKFVNKYKNLFNGINNDSNSYDKVLLVLSKYYNNFENGRSNKTQMKRPSLPTEKTPPKVKLEGSIATKTTESSSEIHKSDIEATPSYDTTLSDSSLVNKLVLVLSPLVAIPIFLGISYKYSLFGFRKRSQKQHLRKKLKK